In one Choloepus didactylus isolate mChoDid1 chromosome 1, mChoDid1.pri, whole genome shotgun sequence genomic region, the following are encoded:
- the LOC119543015 gene encoding myelin-associated oligodendrocyte basic protein: MSQKAVKEGPRLSKNQKFSEHFSIHCCPPFTFLNSKREIVDRKYSLCRSGCFYQKKEEDWICCACQKTSPSRRATSPQRPKHQRAAPPAVAKAPAKPRSPPRTERQPRPRPEVRPPPAKPRPPQKTKPPPRSTPLRSPGTSRKGSPTKASRLKKKTKPPTKKK, translated from the exons ATGAGTCAGAAAGCAGTTAAAGAGGGTCCCAGACTCTCCAAGAACCAAAAGTTTTCCGAACACTTCAGCATACACTGCTGCCCGCCGTTCACCTTCCTCAACTCCAAACGTGAGATCGTGGATCGTAAATACAGCCTCTGTAGGAGCGGCTGCTTCtaccagaagaaagaagaggactgGATCTGCTGTGCCTGCCAGAAGACCAG ccccagccGCCGTGCAACATCCCCTCAGAGGCCCAAGCACCAGCGAGCTGCACCCCCCGCGGTGGCCAAAGCACCAGCCAAGCCGCGGTCCCCTCCGAGGACTGAGCGTCAGCCACGCCCCCGCCCAGAGGTCCGACCGCCACCAGCCAAGCCGCGGCCCCCTCAGAAGACCAAGCCACCGCCACGCAGCACCCCCCTCAGAAGTCCAGGCACCAGCCGCAAGGGGTCCCCCACCAAAGCTTCTAG